A genomic segment from Saprospiraceae bacterium encodes:
- a CDS encoding HYR domain-containing protein: MNKLLLLLMLGVSFIVQGQNLTFSVERGFYDAPFQLAISTDLGGGAIRYTTDGSPPTTTNGLIYSGEITISTTSVIRAIAYAGANSTPVITHTYLFLNDVINQPATIPGWPNNVYDLGSGNAQATHDYEMDPLVVNDPAYSSVIIDGMKAIPTMSIVMDKNKFLDMYDGTAAEATSVEVLYPDQPGQSEQFNIGVESHSHLRLKRSFKLVIEAPYSEGINSNLFKKGPLNGANAATHFEETKIILRGGNNRSWARNWNPDRTTYTRDEWLRASQLAVSGIGKRGTFVHLYVNGLYWGLYNPVERQDAGFMVEYFGGVFDDWMTLNHGGVRSGDDTRYQYLVNTLINEDMTVAANYEEAKQYIDPEKFCDYLIVTWMTGTTDWPNNNFYGGNRNTPPEPFMYYCWDGEWSWDTTNGSSEGGWVHPQFVNTATGEGAIDKIWHSLRRNDQFMQLFADRVYKHCFNGGPLSDAASIARWTTLNNFIETAIIGESARWGDALEDGRRRTKNDDWTPEVNRLAGLMNGNVDRFIQALIEEGYYSTLEAPAFNNEGGSVVTGFELIITNPNSQGQIYYTIDGSDPRTAEGALSSSAILYTGPLVVNDNLTLNARIKNNNEWSALHQAGYAPLSLYINEFLASNGTGITDEGGVFEDWIEIYNGGSQPANIGGMYITDNLLDLTKWQIPDTDPTATTIPAGGHLLLWADNQPEEGVLHVNIKLGASGEQIGLSHLSGGSVEILDSLTFGPQVSDVSFGRFPDGDPLFREFTSPTPGLPNELPFEGSLYINEFLASNGTGITDESGVFEDWVEIYNAGDEAVDIGGLYITDDLTNPTKWQIPTTDPGLTTIPAKGFLVLWADNQPEEGPLHVNIKLSAGGEQLGLVEVIGADIGFLDSLTFTTQLTDVSTGRFPDGSETLKAFYAPTPGSSNIIPFVSNLWINEIQPINNTSITDEFGENDSWIEIYNNNEEAVDIGGLFLSNDINNLSLWQIPSGQAAATTIPAKSFITLWADNQTAQGPLHLGFTLNPSGGEVVMTDILGIDFSIVDTINYASQVADVSYGRYPDAAANFKSFTDPTPGAANTLPILSQLFINEFLASNDAGIIDDFGELEDWVEIYNGGSQAVDIGGLFITDDINNPTKHQMPSDQPGLTTIPAGGFLLIWADNQPQQGALHADIKLSASGEQIALIQINGTALHFLDSLSFGPQQTDVSVGRFVDGGAEFISFSTPTPNATNNSSSAAPVISNCPLDITVETSAGVCEAVASWTEPTASDDGTVVSFISTHDPGAIFLKGVTTVVYTATDNEGNSATCSFNITVNDTEFPEINCPAPITVTEASGGAGTIVNYTTPVGTDNCPGFNTIQTTGLGDGGSFPLGVTTETYLVTDAAGNSSSCSFTITVETSSSNPIITGCPTNITQGTDANVCEAVVTWIEPVASDDGTVVSFISTHTPGAVFPVGLTTVTYTATDNDGNISECSFDILINDTAFPIVSCPATINVNVEQGIPDIVVNYTPPVGTDNCSGVNTVQTTGLGSGSSFPVGATTEAYTVTDAAGNATGCSFTVNVIEVGPPIISGCPSNISQGTAAGLCEAVVSWIAPTASDEGTVVSFTSTHTPGTAFPVGTTTVTYTATDDDGNTAECSFDVTVNDTELPQISCPAAIVVTAAPNAANAIVNYTAPVGTDNCSGVLTSQTAGLGSGSSFPIGTTTETFTVTDAATNTASCSFTVTVNAANVGPTIQSFVLVDANTDQDVIVLTEGKKLVLGDLPNTYLNIYTTTSPSPTGSVLLTISGALTNSRTENVAPYALFGDNGGNFNGESFGLGQYTVTAQAFSGSSGSGEAGPLATVNFEIVEFFTGEPEISGCPVNISSGNASGNCSAQVSWTPPVASDTDGTIVSFVSSHAPGSVFPVGTTTVTYTATDNDGNISSCSFDVTISDTESPQISCPANITVFGASGAASAVVTYAAPIGTDNCTGVSTVQTGGLGSGSSFPIGTTTETYTVTDAAANATSCSFTVTVIETGPPIISGCPSNISQGTDAGVCEAVVSWIAPTASDEGTVVSFTSTHTPGTAFPVGTTTVTYTATDNDGNSSECSFDVTISDTESPQISCPTNITAIGASGATSAVVTYAAPIGTDNCSGVSTVQTGGLGSGSSFPVGTTTETYTVTDAAANATSCSFTVTVIATGPPVISGCPSNITQGTDAGVCEAVVSWTAPSASDEGTVVSFTSTHTPGTAFPVGTTTVTYTATDNDGNSSECSFDVTISDTESPQISCPTNITAIGASGATSAVVTYAAPIGTDNCSGVSTVQTGGLGSGSSFPVGTTTETYTVTDAAANATSCSFTVTVIAAGPPIISGCPSNISQGTAAGLCEAVVSWIAPTASDEGTVVSFTSTHTPGTAFPVGTTTVTYTATDNDGNTAECSFDVTVNDTELPQISCPAAIVVTAAPNAANAIVNYTAPVGTDNCSGVSTSQTAGLGSGSSFPIGTTTETFTVTDAATNTASCSFTVTVNAANVGPTIQSFVLVDANTDQDVIVLTEGKKLVLGDLPNTYLNIYTTTSPSPTGSVLLTISGALTNSRTENVAPYALFGDNGGNFNGESFGLGQYTVTAQAFSGSSGSGEAGPLATVNFEIVEFFTGEPEISGCPVNISSGNASGNCSAQVSWTPPVASDTDGTIVSFVSSHAPGSVFPVGTTTVTYTATDNDGNISSCSFDVTISDTESPQISCPANITVFGASGAASAVVTYAAPIGTDNCTGVSTVQTGGLGSGSSFPIGTTTETYTVTDAAANATSCSFTVTVIETGPPIISGCPSNISQGTDAGVCEAVVSWIAPTASDEGTVVSFTSTHTPGTAFPVGTTTVTYTATDNDGNSSECSFDVTISDTESPQISCPTNITAIGASGATSAVVTYAAPIGTDNCSGVSTVQTGGLGSGSSFPIGTTTETYTVTDAAANATSCSFTVTVIATGPPVISGCPSNITQGTDAGVCEAVVTWVAPTASDEGTVVSFTSTHTPGTAFPVGTTTVTYTATDNDGNSSECSFDVTISDTESPQISCPTNITAIGASGATSAVVTYAAPIGTDNCTGVSTVQTGGLGSGSSFPIGTTTETYTVTDAAANATSCSFTVTVIAAGPPVISGCPSNISQGTAAGLCEAVVTWIAPTASDEGTVVSFTSTHTPGTAFPVGTTTVTYTATDNDGNTAECSFDVTVNDTELPQISCPAAIVVTAAPNAANAIVNYTAPVGTDNCSGVSTSQTAGLGSGSSFPIGTTTETFTVTDAATNTAPCSFTVTVNAANVGPTIQSFVLVDAATDQDIIILTDGAKLVLGDLPNTYLNIYATTNPLPTGSVVLNISGALSIGRTENVAPYALLGDNGGNFNGETFGLGLYTLTAQAFTGSGGSGNAGPALSISFEIVATNNGALVSNSTNIESITQVLDHSSSDKDQSGNRLPAISQSQIRSGKDILLYPNPANELLNIDLSALAGKSANLLIFNQMGQVVWLKEIEEIGYDPLQITLTNSAFSDGVFLLQVKTADDQLIIRRFLVNRR, translated from the coding sequence ATGAATAAGCTTTTACTCCTTTTAATGTTAGGTGTGTCATTTATCGTTCAAGGTCAAAATCTCACCTTCTCGGTCGAAAGAGGCTTTTATGATGCGCCCTTTCAATTGGCCATCAGCACTGATTTAGGCGGTGGGGCGATCAGGTATACCACAGATGGGTCGCCTCCAACGACGACGAATGGATTGATTTATAGTGGAGAAATTACCATATCCACTACTTCCGTAATTCGGGCGATTGCCTATGCGGGAGCCAATAGCACGCCAGTCATTACCCATACCTATTTGTTTTTAAATGATGTGATCAATCAGCCTGCAACCATACCTGGGTGGCCTAATAATGTTTATGATTTAGGATCGGGAAATGCCCAGGCGACACATGATTATGAGATGGATCCTTTAGTGGTAAATGATCCAGCTTATAGCAGTGTTATCATTGATGGCATGAAAGCCATTCCCACGATGTCCATCGTCATGGATAAAAATAAGTTTTTGGACATGTATGATGGAACGGCAGCAGAGGCGACTTCTGTTGAGGTTTTATATCCAGATCAACCTGGGCAAAGTGAACAATTCAATATAGGAGTTGAATCCCATAGTCATTTGCGACTAAAGCGCTCCTTTAAACTCGTGATTGAGGCGCCTTATTCTGAGGGAATCAATTCCAATTTATTTAAGAAGGGGCCATTAAATGGCGCGAATGCAGCAACGCACTTTGAGGAAACAAAGATTATCCTCAGAGGCGGTAATAATCGCTCTTGGGCTAGAAACTGGAATCCGGATAGAACGACCTATACGAGAGATGAATGGTTAAGGGCCTCTCAATTAGCCGTTTCTGGCATTGGCAAGCGAGGAACATTTGTGCATCTTTATGTAAATGGCTTATACTGGGGCTTATATAATCCAGTAGAAAGGCAAGATGCTGGATTTATGGTGGAATACTTCGGTGGGGTTTTTGATGATTGGATGACCTTAAACCATGGTGGTGTAAGAAGTGGCGATGACACCCGATACCAATACCTGGTTAATACCCTCATTAACGAAGACATGACCGTGGCTGCCAATTATGAGGAGGCAAAACAATATATAGACCCTGAGAAATTTTGTGATTACCTTATTGTTACTTGGATGACAGGTACGACCGATTGGCCAAATAATAACTTTTATGGTGGAAATCGGAATACCCCTCCTGAACCATTTATGTACTACTGCTGGGACGGCGAATGGTCCTGGGATACCACCAACGGGTCAAGTGAAGGCGGCTGGGTACACCCGCAATTTGTCAATACTGCCACAGGAGAAGGCGCCATAGATAAAATATGGCATAGCTTGAGAAGAAATGATCAATTTATGCAATTGTTTGCCGATCGGGTATACAAGCATTGTTTTAATGGTGGCCCATTGAGTGATGCTGCCTCCATTGCCCGATGGACTACCCTCAATAACTTTATTGAAACAGCTATCATTGGCGAATCTGCCCGATGGGGGGATGCCCTGGAAGATGGACGACGAAGGACCAAAAACGATGACTGGACACCAGAAGTGAATCGCTTAGCGGGTTTAATGAATGGAAATGTTGATCGGTTTATCCAAGCATTAATTGAAGAAGGTTACTATTCAACCCTTGAGGCCCCAGCCTTTAATAATGAGGGAGGATCGGTAGTGACAGGTTTTGAACTGATCATTACGAATCCTAATAGTCAAGGGCAGATTTATTATACTATAGATGGATCAGATCCTCGGACGGCTGAAGGCGCCTTGTCTTCTTCAGCTATTTTATATACAGGCCCACTAGTGGTCAATGATAATTTAACCTTAAATGCCCGGATAAAAAACAATAATGAATGGAGTGCTTTGCATCAGGCAGGTTATGCTCCTTTAAGCCTGTACATTAATGAGTTTTTGGCCAGTAACGGAACGGGAATTACAGATGAAGGAGGCGTGTTTGAAGACTGGATCGAAATTTATAATGGAGGATCTCAACCTGCCAATATTGGTGGGATGTACATAACGGACAATTTGCTAGACCTTACTAAATGGCAAATTCCTGATACAGATCCGACGGCAACGACTATTCCCGCAGGTGGCCATCTTTTGTTATGGGCTGATAACCAACCGGAGGAAGGGGTACTTCATGTAAATATTAAATTAGGTGCAAGTGGCGAGCAAATAGGCTTATCTCATTTATCTGGTGGTTCGGTGGAAATCCTGGATTCCCTCACTTTCGGACCTCAGGTCTCAGATGTTTCCTTTGGCCGATTTCCAGATGGAGACCCTTTGTTTAGAGAATTTACTAGTCCAACCCCTGGTTTGCCAAATGAGCTTCCCTTCGAAGGTTCGCTTTATATCAATGAATTTTTGGCCAGTAATGGGACTGGCATTACGGATGAAAGTGGTGTTTTTGAAGATTGGGTGGAGATTTATAATGCAGGAGATGAGGCCGTTGATATTGGCGGTTTGTATATAACCGATGATTTGACCAACCCTACTAAATGGCAAATTCCAACTACAGACCCTGGTCTGACAACTATTCCAGCCAAAGGTTTCCTTGTGTTATGGGCAGATAACCAGCCTGAGGAGGGGCCGCTGCATGTCAATATAAAACTAAGTGCAGGTGGGGAACAATTAGGATTGGTAGAGGTCATTGGCGCAGATATTGGTTTTCTGGATTCCTTGACCTTCACAACGCAGCTGACGGACGTCTCTACAGGCCGGTTTCCTGATGGGAGTGAGACCTTAAAGGCCTTTTATGCACCGACACCAGGAAGTTCAAATATTATCCCATTTGTCTCCAATTTGTGGATTAATGAAATTCAGCCCATCAATAATACTTCTATTACGGATGAGTTTGGGGAGAATGATAGCTGGATTGAAATTTATAACAACAATGAGGAAGCCGTAGATATAGGTGGTTTATTTTTATCGAATGATATTAACAACCTGTCCCTGTGGCAGATTCCATCTGGCCAGGCTGCGGCAACAACTATTCCTGCAAAAAGCTTTATCACCCTTTGGGCTGATAATCAAACGGCTCAAGGCCCTTTGCATTTAGGTTTTACACTAAACCCATCAGGAGGAGAGGTGGTGATGACCGATATTTTAGGAATTGATTTTTCTATTGTTGATACGATCAATTATGCCTCTCAAGTAGCAGATGTTTCTTATGGAAGATATCCGGATGCAGCTGCAAATTTCAAATCCTTCACGGACCCAACACCAGGTGCAGCCAATACACTTCCTATTCTTAGTCAGTTGTTTATCAATGAATTTCTAGCCAGTAATGATGCAGGCATAATTGATGATTTTGGCGAATTGGAAGATTGGGTCGAAATTTACAATGGTGGATCACAGGCGGTTGACATTGGGGGACTGTTTATAACGGATGATATTAATAATCCTACCAAGCACCAAATGCCTTCGGATCAGCCAGGATTAACAACCATTCCAGCAGGTGGCTTTTTGCTTATATGGGCGGATAATCAACCCCAACAAGGTGCATTACATGCCGATATTAAGTTGAGTGCCAGCGGAGAACAAATTGCTTTGATTCAAATTAATGGAACAGCGCTTCATTTTCTTGATTCCCTAAGTTTTGGACCACAACAGACGGATGTCTCGGTTGGGAGATTTGTAGATGGTGGGGCCGAATTTATTTCTTTTTCAACCCCCACACCCAACGCTACAAATAATAGTTCCTCAGCGGCACCGGTCATTTCAAATTGCCCCCTGGATATCACTGTAGAAACAAGTGCGGGTGTTTGTGAGGCGGTAGCCAGTTGGACCGAACCAACGGCAAGTGATGATGGTACGGTGGTGAGTTTCATTAGTACACATGATCCGGGAGCCATTTTCTTAAAAGGGGTGACCACTGTCGTTTATACGGCCACAGACAATGAAGGTAATTCTGCTACTTGTAGTTTTAATATTACGGTAAATGATACGGAATTTCCCGAAATAAATTGCCCCGCACCTATTACGGTGACGGAAGCATCTGGAGGGGCAGGTACTATCGTAAATTATACAACGCCGGTTGGGACCGACAATTGTCCTGGATTTAATACCATTCAGACCACTGGTTTGGGTGACGGTGGCAGTTTTCCGTTGGGCGTCACAACAGAGACCTATTTAGTAACGGATGCAGCAGGCAATTCTAGTAGCTGTAGTTTTACCATTACGGTAGAAACGTCTTCTAGTAATCCAATTATAACAGGTTGTCCGACCAATATCACCCAAGGTACGGATGCTAACGTGTGTGAAGCTGTTGTTACCTGGATTGAGCCAGTGGCAAGTGATGATGGTACGGTGGTGAGTTTTATTAGTACCCATACTCCCGGAGCTGTTTTCCCTGTAGGCCTTACTACTGTAACCTACACGGCAACGGATAACGATGGCAATATCAGCGAATGTAGTTTTGATATTTTGATAAATGATACCGCATTTCCTATTGTAAGTTGCCCTGCTACGATCAATGTAAATGTTGAACAAGGGATACCTGACATTGTGGTGAATTATACACCACCCGTAGGAACGGATAATTGTTCTGGTGTCAATACGGTGCAAACCACAGGTTTAGGTAGTGGTAGTAGCTTCCCCGTCGGCGCAACAACAGAAGCCTATACGGTCACGGATGCTGCTGGCAATGCCACTGGTTGCAGTTTTACAGTTAATGTAATTGAGGTTGGTCCGCCAATCATCTCGGGTTGCCCTAGCAATATTAGCCAAGGTACGGCTGCGGGCTTATGTGAGGCAGTGGTGAGCTGGATAGCACCCACAGCCAGCGATGAGGGTACGGTGGTGAGTTTCACCAGTACGCATACGCCTGGAACGGCTTTTCCCGTAGGCACTACCACGGTGACTTACACGGCCACGGATGACGACGGCAACACGGCAGAATGCAGTTTTGATGTAACGGTCAATGATACGGAACTACCCCAGATCAGCTGTCCTGCTGCGATTGTAGTCACGGCCGCACCGAATGCCGCCAATGCGATTGTAAACTATACCGCACCAGTCGGAACGGACAACTGCTCAGGTGTATTGACCAGCCAGACCGCAGGCCTGGGCAGTGGCAGTAGTTTCCCAATCGGTACGACAACAGAGACCTTTACGGTGACGGATGCAGCCACCAATACCGCGTCCTGTAGTTTTACCGTAACGGTGAATGCGGCCAATGTAGGCCCAACCATCCAGTCTTTTGTTTTGGTGGATGCTAATACTGACCAGGATGTTATTGTTTTGACAGAAGGAAAGAAACTGGTATTGGGTGACTTGCCCAACACCTATCTCAATATATATACAACAACAAGCCCCTCTCCCACAGGAAGTGTACTATTGACAATTAGCGGCGCCCTGACCAATAGCCGCACAGAGAACGTGGCACCTTATGCCTTGTTTGGTGATAATGGCGGCAATTTCAACGGAGAATCCTTCGGATTGGGGCAGTATACGGTAACGGCACAGGCCTTTTCTGGCAGCAGTGGTTCTGGTGAGGCAGGTCCATTGGCCACTGTGAACTTTGAGATCGTTGAATTTTTCACGGGTGAACCTGAAATAAGCGGCTGCCCTGTGAATATCAGCAGTGGAAATGCTTCTGGCAATTGTAGTGCACAAGTAAGTTGGACGCCACCAGTGGCCAGTGATACAGATGGTACCATTGTTAGTTTTGTGAGTAGCCATGCTCCCGGGAGTGTTTTCCCAGTAGGCACTACCACGGTGACTTACACCGCCACGGATAATGATGGCAATATAAGCAGTTGTAGTTTTGATGTAACGATATCCGATACGGAGTCACCCCAAATTAGCTGTCCGGCCAATATAACGGTATTCGGGGCCTCTGGGGCGGCGAGTGCGGTAGTGACTTATGCGGCACCAATCGGCACCGACAATTGTACAGGTGTTAGTACGGTGCAAACGGGAGGCCTGGGCAGTGGCAGCAGCTTCCCGATCGGTACGACGACGGAGACCTACACGGTGACGGATGCGGCGGCGAATGCCACGAGTTGCAGCTTTACGGTCACGGTAATCGAAACAGGTCCGCCTATCATTTCGGGTTGTCCTAGCAATATCAGCCAGGGTACGGATGCGGGTGTATGTGAAGCAGTGGTGAGCTGGATAGCACCCACAGCCAGCGACGAGGGTACGGTGGTGAGTTTCACCAGTACGCATACGCCTGGAACGGCTTTCCCCGTGGGCACAACCACGGTGACTTACACCGCCACCGACAATGATGGGAATAGCAGTGAATGTAGTTTTGATGTGACAATATCCGATACGGAATCACCTCAAATCAGCTGTCCGACCAATATTACAGCAATTGGGGCCTCAGGAGCGACGAGTGCGGTAGTGACTTATGCGGCACCAATCGGCACCGACAATTGTTCAGGTGTTAGCACGGTACAAACAGGAGGCCTAGGCAGTGGCAGCAGCTTCCCGGTGGGTACGACGACGGAGACCTACACGGTGACGGATGCGGCGGCGAATGCCACGAGTTGTAGCTTTACGGTCACGGTGATAGCCACAGGCCCACCGGTCATCTCGGGTTGCCCTAGCAATATTACGCAGGGTACGGATGCGGGTGTATGTGAAGCAGTGGTGAGCTGGACAGCCCCGTCCGCGAGCGACGAGGGTACAGTGGTGAGTTTTACCAGTACGCATACGCCTGGAACGGCTTTCCCCGTGGGCACAACCACGGTGACTTACACCGCCACCGATAATGATGGGAATAGCAGTGAATGTAGTTTTGATGTGACAATATCAGATACGGAATCACCCCAAATCAGTTGCCCAACCAATATTACAGCAATTGGGGCCTCAGGAGCGACGAGTGCGGTAGTGACTTATGCTGCACCAATCGGCACCGACAATTGTTCAGGTGTTAGCACGGTACAAACGGGAGGTCTGGGCAGTGGCAGCAGTTTCCCGGTCGGTACGACGACGGAGACCTACACGGTGACGGATGCCGCAGCGAATGCCACGAGTTGCAGCTTTACGGTTACCGTGATAGCGGCTGGTCCGCCAATCATCTCGGGTTGTCCGAGCAATATTAGCCAAGGTACGGCTGCGGGCTTATGTGAGGCAGTGGTGAGCTGGATAGCACCCACAGCCAGCGATGAGGGTACAGTGGTGAGTTTCACCAGTACGCATACGCCTGGAACGGCTTTTCCCGTAGGCACAACCACGGTGACTTACACGGCTACCGATAACGATGGCAACACGGCAGAATGCAGTTTTGATGTAACGGTCAATGATACGGAACTACCCCAGATCAGCTGTCCCGCTGCGATCGTAGTCACAGCCGCGCCAAATGCCGCCAATGCGATTGTAAACTATACCGCACCAGTCGGAACAGACAACTGCTCAGGTGTGTCGACCAGTCAGACTGCGGGCCTGGGCAGTGGCAGTAGCTTCCCGATCGGTACGACGACAGAGACCTTTACGGTGACGGATGCAGCCACCAATACCGCGTCCTGTAGTTTTACCGTAACGGTGAATGCGGCCAATGTAGGCCCAACCATCCAGTCTTTTGTTTTGGTGGATGCTAATACTGACCAGGATGTTATTGTTTTGACAGAAGGAAAGAAACTGGTATTGGGTGACTTGCCCAACACCTATCTCAATATATATACAACAACAAGCCCCTCTCCCACAGGAAGTGTACTATTGACAATTAGCGGCGCCCTGACCAATAGCCGCACAGAGAACGTGGCACCTTATGCCTTGTTTGGTGATAATGGCGGCAATTTCAACGGAGAATCCTTCGGATTGGGGCAGTATACGGTAACGGCACAGGCCTTTTCTGGCAGCAGTGGTTCTGGTGAGGCAGGTCCATTGGCCACTGTGAACTTTGAGATCGTTGAATTTTTCACGGGTGAACCTGAAATAAGCGGCTGCCCTGTGAATATCAGCAGTGGAAATGCTTCTGGCAATTGTAGTGCACAAGTAAGTTGGACGCCACCAGTGGCCAGTGATACAGATGGTACCATTGTTAGTTTTGTGAGTAGCCATGCTCCCGGGAGTGTTTTCCCAGTAGGCACAACTACGGTGACTTACACCGCCACGGATAATGATGGCAATATAAGCAGTTGTAGTTTTGATGTAACGATATCCGATACGGAGTCACCCCAAATTAGCTGTCCGGCCAATATAACGGTATTCGGGGCCTCTGGGGCGGCGAGTGCGGTAGTGACTTATGCGGCACCAATCGGCACCGACAATTGTACAGGTGTTAGTACGGTGCAAACGGGAGGCCTGGGCAGTGGCAGCAGCTTCCCGATCGGTACGACGACGGAGACCTACACGGTGACGGATGCGGCGGCGAATGCCACGAGTTGCAGCTTTACGGTCACGGTAATCGAAACAGGTCCGCCTATCATTTCGGGTTGTCCTAGCAATATCAGCCAGGGTACGGATGCGGGTGTATGTGAAGCAGTGGTGAGCTGGATAGCACCCACAGCCAGCGACGAGGGTACGGTGGTGAGTTTCACCAGTACGCATACGCCTGGAACGGCTTTCCCCGTGGGCACAACCACGGTGACTTACACCGCCACCGACAATGATGGGAATAGCAGTGAATGTAGTTTTGATGTGACAATATCCGATACGGAATCACCTCAAATCAGCTGTCCGACCAATATTACAGCAATTGGGGCCTCAGGAGCGACGAGTGCGGTAGTGACTTATGCGGCACCAATCGGCACCGACAATTGTTCAGGTGTTAGCACGGTACAAACAGGAGGCCTAGGCAGTGGCAGTAGTTTCCCGATCGGTACGACGACGGAGACCTACACGGTGACGGATGCGGCGGCGAATGCCACGAGTTGTAGCTTTACGGTCACGGTGATAGCCACAGGCCCACCGGTCATCTCGGGTTGCCCTAGCAATATTACGCAAGGTACGGATGCGGGTGTATGTGAAGCAGTGGTTACCTGGGTAGCGCCCACAGCCAGCGACGAGGGTACAGTGGTGAGTTTTACCAGTACGCATACGCCTGGAACGGCTTTCCCCGTGGGCACAACCACGGTGACTTACACCGCCACCGATAATGATGGGAATAGCAGCGAATGTAGTTTTGATGTGACAATATCAGATACGGAATCACCCCAAATCAGCTGTCCGACCAATATTACAGCAATTGGGGCCTCAGGAGCGACGAGTGCGGTAGTGACTTATGCGGCACCAATCGGCACCGACAATTGTACAGGTGTTAGCACGGTACAAACGGGAGGCCTAGGTAGTGGCAGCAGTTTCCCGATTGGTACGACTACAGAGACTTATACGGTGACGGATGCAGCGGCGAATGCCACGAGTTGCAGCTTTACGGTTACCGTGATAGCGGCTGGTCCGCCGGTCATCTCGGGTTGCCCGAGCAATATTAGCCAAGGTACGGCTGCAGGCTTATGTGAAGCAGTGGTTACCTGGATCGCACCGACCGCGAGCGATGAGGGTACAGTGGTGAGTTTCACCAGTACGCATACGCCTGGAACGGCTTTTCCCGTGGGCACTACCACGGTGACTTACACCGCCACCGACAATGATGGCAATACGGCGGAATGCAGTTTTGATGTAACGGTCAATGATACGGAACTACCACAGATCAGCTGTCCTGCTGCGATCGTAGTCACGGCCGCGCCGAATGCCGCCAATGCGATTGTAAACTATACCGCACCAGTCGGAACAGACAACTGCTCAGGTGTGTCGACCAGTCAGACTGCGGGCCTAGGCAGTGGCAGTAGCTTCCCGATCGGTACGACGACAGAGACCTTTACGGTGACGGATGCGGCCACCAATACCGCGCCCTGTAGTTTTACGGTAACGGTGAATGCGGCCAATGTAGGTCCAACCATCCAGTCTTTTGTTTTGGTGGATGCCGCTACGGATCAAGATATCATTATTCTTACAGATGGAGCCAAGCTAGTGTTAGGAGATTTACCTAATACTTACCTGAATATCTATGCGACGACCAACCCTTTGCCCACAGGTAGTGTGGTGTTAAATATTAGTGGAGCCTTGTCTATCGGCCGTACAGAAAATGTAGCACCTTATGCACTTTTAGGTGACAATGGCGGCAACTTTAATGGAGAAACTTTTGGTTTAGGCTTGTATACCCTTACGGCCCAGGCATTTACGGGAAGTGGCGGCTCAGGCAATGCAGGTCCAGCCCTTTCCATCAGTTTTGAAATAGTGGCGACTAATAATGGCGCACTTGTTTCTAATTCGACTAATATAGAAAGTATTACGCAGGTGCTTGATCATTCCAGTTCAGACAAGGACCAATCCGGAAATAGGCTGCCCGCTATTAGCCAAAGTCAAATTAGATCAGGTAAAGACATTCTCCTTTATCCGAATCCAGCTAATGAATTATTGAATATCGACCTAAGTGCCTTGGCTGGTAAATCTGCTAACTTGCTTATTTTCAATCAGATGGGGCAAGTAGTCTGGCTGAAGGAAATAGAAGAAATAGGATATGATCCACTACAAATAACATTGACCAACAGTGCGTTTTCAGACGGAGTATTTCTGCTTCAGGTAAAAACAGCGGACGACCAGCTGATTATTCGTCGGTTTCTGGTTAATCGCAGATAG